The Arthrobacter sp. NicSoilC5 genome has a window encoding:
- a CDS encoding septum formation family protein, which produces MNHQDIPPKPALPPRTGSLPIVKGGDAGSAPAPESVTWSQPRQDPGPEKRANRRPAFWKAFLIVVILAVAGSLAWLAVWLNSAPGTDTAKSAAPGVLQTAVTPPATPQPLPRDGVAPAAYAVGDCFKDFDPQALASTVVPCDSGHSAQLVATLHYPDSAKYPGADPLKAKALEVCQAAKLGPAAKQFQLNYQRSFPSNTSWESGDRRVDCYVTADGGNVINASVLP; this is translated from the coding sequence GTGAACCACCAGGACATCCCGCCGAAACCAGCCTTGCCACCGCGGACCGGAAGCCTGCCAATAGTCAAGGGCGGGGACGCCGGTTCGGCGCCCGCTCCGGAGTCTGTGACCTGGTCCCAGCCACGCCAGGATCCCGGGCCGGAAAAGCGGGCCAACAGGAGGCCTGCGTTCTGGAAAGCGTTCCTCATCGTCGTCATCCTCGCCGTGGCCGGCTCGCTGGCATGGCTCGCCGTGTGGCTGAACTCCGCTCCCGGCACCGACACAGCGAAAAGCGCAGCGCCGGGCGTGCTGCAGACCGCCGTCACTCCGCCGGCCACTCCCCAGCCCCTGCCCCGCGACGGGGTTGCGCCCGCAGCCTACGCGGTAGGTGACTGCTTCAAGGACTTTGATCCGCAGGCCCTGGCGTCCACGGTGGTGCCGTGCGACTCGGGCCATTCGGCGCAGTTGGTGGCCACCCTCCACTACCCGGACAGCGCCAAGTATCCGGGGGCTGACCCGCTCAAGGCCAAGGCGCTGGAAGTTTGCCAGGCAGCGAAGCTCGGCCCGGCGGCCAAGCAGTTCCAGCTGAACTACCAGCGCAGCTTTCCCAGCAACACCAGCTGGGAGTCCGGGGACCGCAGGGTGGATTGCTACGTCACTGCCGACGGCGGCAACGTCATCAACGCGAGCGTGCTGCCCTGA